The nucleotide window TAATTGCATGGAGCTGACAAGGGGACAGACAGTTGCAGGTTGATCGATGTAAAAGTGAAAGGGATTAAAAGACGTCAGTCAATCCAAAGCAGCAGGACGGGCCAGGCACCATGATATTTGCATTGTCCAATGATGATCCATCATTCTGACGAACTAACTTACGATTTTCCCCATACCCGATATTGGCTAATGCATCTATCTGGCTATCCCGAGATGACTAGAGTCTATCTCTGTTAGCCAATTGGAGCAACTCCTGGAACGGGACTTCTTGAACCACGGGCTTAAATTTTTGCAGACCGAACAGTTTCACAGCCCCTTCGTGTTTGCCGGGCCCTGTTTCTGACTGAGGCCCAAGCAAATAATTATGTCTTTTTCTAAAGTCTCACCAGTGCCTATGCATGAAGATCCTAGTTAGCGCCACGTGCAAGTGAAGCATCAACGGCTGCGAGGGACCGTGTCGATCTCCCATTGACCCGATCAATCCGCGGCAGATGGGGCTTTGCATCGCAGTGGAACGGTATCCGCCGGTGCTCATTCAAAGTTTGTAGTTGCGACATCATTGTTGTCCTTAAAGGAGATTGATGCGCTTCCGAATTATTTGGACCCGCATCGGGACAGGGACTTACGGTACTCAAGGTTTGCTCCGGACGGCTTCAACGGTCCTGAGGTTCGTGGAGCGGgtctataattaaagattgAAATTGAttagaaaaacaaaaaagaaaaaaatggaaaaaaatAGATGAGAACCTAAATTGACTTTGTTGGGCATACCTTTGacaatatttatttttaatttattttttatcttttcctATTTTCTTATTGGGGAGACgagaaaaaattatttatttcgaAAATCCAATGTATTTggctctctttttttcctttttctttttttattttattttttttatttttttcgtTCCCCCTGTTTAACCTTGCTGCAACGGGGCTTGTGATGGGCCTTAAATTCCTATCCCTGGTGCTTGcatgacagacagacactACTGCCCACCATGAAGTGGGATATATTATTCCAAGTCCAGGTCAGTTCACAAAGGTCGACAACAAATTCCTGAGAAACTGTCAAGCACGAGCCTTGTCAATGCTCCAGATAAATTCTAAATCCATCCATTGCTTCATATCCCCGTCCAGTCCGAAACTCTCCTCTGGCCTCCCCGCATACAGCAAAACGCCTCTATCTAATCGAAGCTCAATCGACTGCATCCAGCATCATTGCACTGCGTTTCCTGACCCGTTGAAATCGAAACTCGAGGAACATGTGCAATTACTTCAAGAACTACTACATCTACAGTTCCTGTCGTGAACCGTCGCAACATTTCATCCGGACATCTGTCGATGGAGCCAAAGACGCCAAATGCTCAGACAGTCCGCATGACAGGTTCATCGTGGTGGTTGGAAAATGCTTGCTCTGTAGTCGACATTGAATGGCATCAATCTTGGATCAATCGCGAGCGGCAACGACATTGCGACCTTCCCGTTTTGGCCTGGAGCGACGGTCCTCTTCCCAATCGAAGCAGGCGCATCTTGGCTTCATTACCTCCGGGGATTATATCGGAGCCTACCTGACGCTACACCCTTCATTACGACGCTTTACATGTCTCTCATATTAACTCTGGCTTATCATGACTTCTAAGCGATACCGTCttgtggtgttgatgttgtatTCACTTCTCCCGTGCACATATTGTTGATTCTGTACTTTCACTTCTTGCTTGTCTTACTCATTACTGATATCAAGGGCCCCAAAAGGCCAAGCCCGGGTTATGATCTGCGGATTTGGGTACCGTTATATGCATGGCGCTTGGAGGAGTCCAAAAGACTGGCCGGTTTGATagattgctttttcttctcgatACTTTACTTtatgttttcttcttttcagcCCACCCTTTGATTACTTTACCGTGTTGTTTTGATTCCAACAATGAAGCttgtttatttctttttgctgCAAGCGAAAGAGCAAGGCGGCGTATCTATCTGTCGTGGCCGTGGGGATTCGCAGAAGGGGATACGGCGCCGACCTAGAACTCGCACAGAAACCACAGAGAGCATCACATGTTCTGCACATGTGCTTCCTGCTCGGAACTTTTGAAAGAACGGATGAAACCATTTGCTCCGGATACAGAAACCACGGACGAGTAAGAGTAGCGGAAGAGTCGTCGAGACGCTACACAAGACCCGCCATGACCTGTGCGGGTTCAGACTATCCTGCTCGCAAGGTGTCCGCACTGGGGCGCTAAAGACAGCTAGCTAGTTATCAAGTCACCATGGACTCTGACGCAGAGGCCTGCAACGCAGCCCGTTGCCTGCCAAGAAGGTATCGTCCTGCACCTACTGGGGGACAGATGGCGTCTGTGCTCCTCCGCCTCGACAGCGACCGGCCGAAAGGTGAGCTCCAGTGGCCCTCTAGCCGGGCGGGTGGTTTTTAGCACCCCAGGCTATTGCctttcctccacctccacagGCTTGCGAGGGGGGTCGCACCGGTTTCAAGGTTCTCACCCGGATTCTGTGACGTTTGCAGCTCACGCTCGCCAATCCGAGCTATTGCGAAACCAGTTAGAATGTATTCCTCGACTGGCTGCTTCAACATCCTATCAAACAAGCAGCAGTCGATCGTTTTAGAAAAACATGAACCTCGCTGGCAAcatgaggggagggtggacAGAGAAACAATGACGACAAACTCCACGCTAGTCGTTACATCCCATCTCCAGACCAATGTGGTCCTCGAGCGGCCTGCATCCGTGACAGACCGTGGTTACACATCTGCCGGCACGCACGACTGGCGCTAATCAGATTATTGCatgagatggtggagatgccAGATTGCTAAAGAAAAACCAACATTGTCtcgggtggagatggtgggaatTTTTGGGCCGCAGCCATTGATATTCCCGCAGCCCCAACAACTATTGTGGTCGGCTACCGCAATTTGTCATGAGCTGGTGATAATAATTTGTGTCTCGACGAATCACTGGTCGCCGAGCAGTGCTAAAGGAACCCTTTTCTCTGCCTCAGCCCACCTATAAGGGCTAGTGCCCATGGATTCCTTACCAACACAGAACTTACTCTCGGGCCGATGATGCATTTGCTGCAGGGCATGCAGGCGGTCGCAGGCCACTATTCCTGCCTTGCTCCgtatacggagtagtacGGTCGGTTTGATGTTTCCAGACAGTCATGCTACAACGACGAGACAGGAGAGGAACCAGCGGCTCGGACGGAGACTGCGGAGCAACAACCAAACACCCATAGGGCATCAACCAAACCAGGGCCCAGAGTCAGCGTGAgtttcttcttgtctctaCGGAGGAGAGTTGATTAGTACCTTGCATGTACCCCAGCGAGGAACAACAAGGTGGGAGGGTCAGGACGGATCAAAACGGATGCACAATTTCGTGCTACTACTAATCACGATTCGGCGTGGACGCCTCGACGACTAGCCAAGTGGCAGCATAGTACTTTCAGACGTTATGACAAGATCGAACAAACAGTTTGTGAAGGGTTGTCGATCACATCGCTTCCATCCCTGCTGCTTTATGACCTAAACCACTATTATTTCAGCTTGACTGGGATCATCCTtctaaaattttttataacgTAGgatttgttttcttttttttgttttccatATTTTGGACTCTTTTGGCTCTTAGAATCTCGCAATTTCATTGTaacttttccttttcctttctacATATTTTTTACTCtgtttaatttttctttccctcgcTCTCCACTTTCACTTCCTTTCCGCACTTTTATTTCtcattttaatttttaattctattatgATTTCGCggatatctttttttttttttttccattcccctcccaacccctcccttcccctttgTTCTGtgtctccctcccccccattTTCCGTTTCCCTTCTTTGTTCCACCCCCGTCCCTAGAATGCTTTATTCTCTCTATCATAGGACGCAAAACAGGGCGTCCGGCATAACTCCGTAGTCCGTCCACCACTCACATCAccaagatggaggagtcTCGAGACGAGTGTGGAGGATACCCAGTCAGCTGTATTGCCTAATTCTCAACTGGCTTTCGGTGTCAGGACGACCCTCGAGCTTCCGATTTTCTCTCCACGCATGTTCCGAACCTATCGAGTATCTTCCGAAAAAAAATTATGGGCTGGACCGCGGCTTGATTACCGGAACGAGTAGGAGGTTCATCAGGGCCACCATGGCCTGACTTTCCCAGACCGGAGAAGATTCAGAGTAGGGCAAGCATCAGGGATAGAGGCAAGCAAGTAGAGCCGGCAGTTCGCCCATGCAAGTATGACCTCATACAGCACTGGGTCCTAGTTAATTGATTGTTTGCTTCAAGACGGACGGAAGATGCTGGGAGTAAGGCGGGCTGGAAGTCTGTTATTATAGTTGGGAGCCggtaatattattttaacttCTGAGCCGTGCCACGGTACTTTAATGTTAACGGGACTTGCCCTGCCCATCCAGCCGTCTATCAGAAAGTATCTACCCGATGTGGATGCTACTACCTCTCGGCAAAAGAATCAACCCTTTGAAGGACGCGTCGCTGGTGCAGTTCTCCAATCATTCTTGATCCATCGGCAAGGAATTATCCGACGGTAATTGAGGGTGCGGGGAGTGTACATGCGTTCTTATGTCTGTCGGTCATCATTGCCCTTTCGTCGATTAGGTTGCCGGACAGGCTTGGCCCAGTCGGCACGGCGCTCCCATCGTGTCTGGCTGAAACGCACCGCAAGGGAATACAgtgggggggaaaggagagaagaaggccgtAGAAAGCAAAGAAGTTTTGACCAGAAGGAACGATCTAAGTGTTGTAGCATGGCAATAATATTACGTCTACTATTACCAAATAAATAGCCAAGACATTCGAGGGGAATTAAACGGCTCCTGGGGAAAGTACCGATCAAAGTACCTTCAACTGCCCAACAAGCCTGGTGGTTCGCTTGGGTAATTGCATTTTGTACGGCCACACATTTACCCCAATTGATAGTGCTGCGGTGATTGCTGGATAATTTTACcgtcttcttgttgttgttgtcattGACCCCTTCGTCATGTCAGTAGAAGATGCGGAACGATGGCCAGAAGACCGTGCAGGGCCCGGCTGATAGACCGTGGCCCTAGATCTTAAGCCACGTAAGGCGCATAATCACACCAAAATGCATTGAAATAATACAGGTAATTATGATAATTTATGATAACATTATGAGCTGCATTCCGTTAGTTCAGCTGTCGCCTGTCTCGTCAGCCTTTCTTCCAGTTACATCATTTTCTCAAGGCACACACCGAGGCGAgacccttcttctcattaCCCGAGCTTCACTTTCAACTCCATCAGGTAGTAGTCGTCACTCCAAAGTCCTCAACCAAAAGGAACATTTTTTGTTGGTCATGGCCACTAACCAAAAACAGTACTGTCCGAGCTGATGGAAGGGGCGTGAACCCACCAGCCATAGCAATCCACCCCACTTCATAGATGAGTCCTGGAACTGACTGCCTCCTGGCATCTCATCTCGCCTTGGTAAGCGGAAGCACTTGACCTCCCGTCCAATCCCCTTTGAGCGACGACTGCTATCAAAGGATGCAACAAAGCAGATCGAATGCCTTTCCTTCCGTCCTAGGCTTCAACATCCAGCCACTCCGAGCCTTTTGCAATTCGCAGCCACGGATCACATTCCATTCTGTGCCACAGCTCCGAGGCACGGGCAGTTCGGGCCGAATCCGAGCCAGAAATCATGTCATCTCATGCAATCGCCTCGATCTATCCGACCGATTCCAGTCTTGGCTCTTTAATCAAGCACGCTTGGCAACGGCTATCAAGCCTACGGACTCCTCCGGGGCTTTCTGCTAAGTGCCTCGGTCACTACACTCGGTCCTCTGCAGATGGGCTTTGGCTTCTTCTCAGCTATCACCTGTGGAGCCAACAGGGTGTGTCGTTGACCATTACTGGCCCATTTTCGGCCGGTACTCGATATGTAATAGACTACTTGAACTAGGCGGGAAGCTGTTCTTCTGCTAACGTTCTAGTAGTTCCGTTAGTCTAGCACTGCACTGTTCAATTCCCTGTCTACCTGCTTATCTCTGCACTAGCTGAATGATGGTCAGGCCAGGGGTCGGACCggctgctcctgctggattcttctccatctgttgCCCCCATTTGGACCCCTGATTTATCGACAAATCATCGAGCCGTCTCGGAGTTGGGTGCTGGTTGACTGGCCAAAAATTTCGTCATGGCTGCTATTTAGCACATACTGGGGTTGAATAGGTAGATTAGGGTGCTTTTTGCTGAGCTTGATTCGCCAGTAACTATCTCCAGCTCCTAGCCTCGTGCCTGTTGCATTGGTCTTACTCGGTGATATCTGACACTAATGGGCAGTCGATAATGCAATCAATGTCGGATTTATGCCGTCGTGCAGTACACCCCTGCTGGGACTTCGGGACTCCATTGCTTTATCTCAAGACCGATAGGGAAGACCTTCCATCTACCCGGGACACCGGAGGTACTTATCAGTAAGTGGCTTCGGAGACACTTGGCATGCATACAGATACAGCAAACACATGATGGGCACATACACTTTTTGTTTGTGGTCAAGACTGCGTCTATGACGTGCGTGGAAGCTTCCATGCTTGCCTGGTTGTGATCCCTCGTAATGAGACGATTACTTAGAGCTTGTCGATGCGCCACAACGGCCATGCCAGGTATCATGTTGACATTATTGGGCCGTGCCTGTCTCCGGCTGACTGCCGAGTGCGTTACCGAAGTCAATCTTTTTGGCGTGACAAATGGTGAATAGTGGCTTAACGGCAAATAGATCTTTCAGGGGGATCTGCGACCGTTGGTGTCAATCAGCCGGCTATAGTAGCCGTTAAGGCAAGGGTTGGATGGTTAGGCTGGCCGTGGTGGGTATACACTCATCCGGACCAACGGTGGTTTCTACTGTGGATCTATAGTAGCTGGAACACGATAAGATGACAAGAATACCCTGACTGTCTCGAGCTTGTAGTTGTATGTTGTTCGTTATAGTGAAGGTAGCGATCTGTACATCAGTCTGAAATATGAAGTTTGATTATTCCAGCACTAAGTGTTACACGGTCCAGCCTAAAGACATGTTGCCGGCCTTCTTTCAATCTAGATATCACAGATGCAGAGTATATACTGATTAGGTTGCTAAGAGGTGGCTTGAACTATTTGTTGTCGAACAGCACGACGTTGTGCCTGTAGAACCGGCGTCACCTGATCGAGGATGAATAAATACTTCACGGccactcctcttcttctcttctttcacATGCAACCTGTTCGGTCCAGGGACCGGTCTTCCAACAACAGtttcatctcttccatcaacGATATCACTGTCAAAAAGCATCTCAGCTGTGTACTGTCGATTGCTCCAAGCTATCGTGCTTTTGTCTTTCATGATCTATGGCTATCCTGAAAGGTTGGTGAATCAGTGCCAGCAGATAGCCTGGGAGCGCTCCTCGGAGATTGCTGTCTATTACATCAGCTCTCCTTGCAAGTCTACGAGGTAATGGTAGCGATGGGAAAGAGAATGAAGCTAGGTTTCTCACTAGCTAGGCCACTGTCATTTGAGAATCCCACCATTGTAAGTGTTCAAGGACGTCTTGAGGATGATCAATACAACGCATCTCGTTGTCGATCAGCTTACCTCGCATAATGATACCTACTGCGAATACAGCTAATGCAGATCTTGTTCACAGGTCTATTCCACACGAGACACCCGCAGATATGCGACGTCTTCCAACACAATTCGTCCATAATCCTGTCATGCGTCTAATGCGCTTAGACCCGGATCATGCTCGAGCAGGACTTTCTCTGCTGCTCATGCAACCAGTCTCATGCTATCTCCCCATATCAGTCGAAGGGCGGGGAAGCTGCATCTGCCAGCATCAAACAATGCACGTCTGAGCATCAGACTTGGCAAGTTAGGCCCGAGCCCCTTTCTAGTCGCTAGTAGTACGCTACGCAGCTAAAGGATTGAAGCAGGGTTCCTGTCACCCTAAGTCTAGCACGTCTGTTCGCATCTGCAGCAATACGCACTATGAGGGCCAGTTTAGCATAGACTAGACTAGCCGCGGTAGCCAGGTCATTTGGGACAGCTAGCTCCAACATGATACCTACATGCGCGCATGCACGGTCTCTTGCTGCTCGTTAGCGCGGGGGTGCTATGACCCTAGCCACATCATGCTCTGCAGGCTTCGAGTGCAGAGTAAGAGTACGGCGAATGACTAGCAGTCATATCGGAAAGCTCTTGATTCGACGCACTACTATCAATACTTTGGTGGCGGTGATTACTTTTACTGAAATATAGCTCTCCGTAGGCTGCCACTTTCTGAGTGCCGCTTACTACTCAGCAGATGTTCTGGACCTATCTAGATTGCGCCGGCATACTAAGCTGCAGGGCCGTGCGCGAGATAAGAGCTCATACCACTGCCAACGGTGGCGTTGGATAATAATGGCTGCCAATTTAAGACACGTGAAAGCATTAGTCATTGTACGCTAATATATGAGAACCATGTGATTCTCGTTAAGCAATATACAGTGTTCGGACATCGCCTATAGCGTGAATTGCTGAGCCAATTGCACCACGGGATGCCAGGCTACAAGCTAGTCAGACTGCAGGGCACTATGGTGCTTGGTTAGTGACAACAGATACGAGTATCCCTGTGTTGGTACCGAAGATTACTACAACTGAGCTACGGTGCCTCTCCGAAGTGGAGCGCAATAAGCGGCCTACTTTAGCCAGAGAAAATAATGGCAGGTATTGCCAAGACCTACGAACATCAAGTATGCAATTCTCGGCTCAAAACAATCAGTTTCTTTGTGGCAATCTACTAAACAACTCAGGTCTAGGAGACAAATACACAGCATAATACAAACCAGCTCAGCTAGTGTAGAAAGCAAGTCCAACACATTCGAAGATGCAAACAATATCAGTCACACCGTTGAACCCAACCATCCAGGATCATGTTCTTCAGAACGGTTGAAAACAGTCCCGAATTGGAGAATTCACAGTAtcgtctcttctcctccccatcgaCATCTTCATTGTCATTCCTGTCACTACCTTTCGGGTATTCAATGTGGAAAATGGGTTTCCCGGCCCTTGCAAAAGAGGCATACAGATCACACTCGTGTTTATCTGCACATTCTTCATTGACGCTCCACTGCACGTTTGCAAGAACCTGAGGAATAACGTCTCCTGCGTTCTTCAGCCCCATAGCAAGACCCCGGCTATGCGCCTCTCCAGCCAACCAATTGATATAGTTGATGGAATCTTGTTTCGTCAGACGAAAACCAGTGTCATTCCCATATCCATCAACATTATCTGGatcaacaccatcacagCCTATCCGCTGTGCTCGATCCAATCGGGCTGCCATGATGCGGCGCACTTGAGGATGGCGAACATCCAACCATCTTTCCGAAGGCCAATCGCGAAGGGGATTACCCAGCGCTTCTTCTGGAAACGAGGCACTATCTTTCTTGTGTGGTTCATAGCTTCCAGCGGAAAAGTAGCAGATCACTTTGTGGTTCTGCTTATGGAGGTCGTCGATGGTCCTGGGCTCGCTGCTCCACATGTCGATGTCATAGATTTCAGTGGCGGGAGCAGGACTAAGTACATTGGTGGAGAGCACGATGTCCCATGGAGCACCAACTCTGGGCTGCCAGATGTTGCTCGTGGTTGAGCGGGGGATGGTAAGACCTTGGGCCACTAgggcgaggagaagaatcAATATGAGCATGCTGACTTCG belongs to Aspergillus luchuensis IFO 4308 DNA, chromosome 3, nearly complete sequence and includes:
- a CDS encoding endo alpha-1,4 polygalactosaminidase (CAZy:GH114;~COG:S;~EggNog:ENOG410PJDR;~InterPro:IPR017853,IPR004352,IPR013785;~PFAM:PF03537;~SECRETED:SignalP(1-16);~go_function: GO:0003824 - catalytic activity [Evidence IEA]), which translates into the protein MLILILLLALVAQGLTIPRSTTSNIWQPRVGAPWDIVLSTNVLSPAPATEIYDIDMWSSEPRTIDDLHKQNHKVICYFSAGSYEPHKKDSASFPEEALGNPLRDWPSERWLDVRHPQVRRIMAARLDRAQRIGCDGVDPDNVDGYGNDTGFRLTKQDSINYINWLAGEAHSRGLAMGLKNAGDVIPQVLANVQWSVNEECADKHECDLYASFARAGKPIFHIEYPKGSDRNDNEDVDGEEKRRYCEFSNSGLFSTVLKNMILDGWVQRCD